The nucleotide window AGGAGGGGAAGCTGTTCGCCAAGAACAAGTACCTCGCCGACCTGAGCGAGAGGGTCAAGTCCGACAGCGCCTTCGAGATCGGCGACTTCCAGGCCGGGCCGATGCAGGCGACGACCTATGAGGACAACATCGTCGGGCTGCCGATCATCACCGAGCAGGAGGTCCTCTACTACCGCAAGGACCTGCTGACGAAGTCCGGCTTCACCGCGCCGCCCAAGACCCTCGACGAACTCAAGGCACAGGCCGCGAAGATCGAGGCCGACAACCCGGGCGTCGCCGGCTTCGTCGCCCGCACCGGCAAGGCCGCCGCCGTGACGCAGTTCTCCAGCTTCCTCTTCAGCTTCGGCGGCGACTTCGTGGACTCCAGCGGAAAGGCCACAGTCAACACCGAGCAGGCCAAGCAGGCGTACGCCTACTACGGCGGGCTGCTCAGGGACCACGGCCCGGAGAACATCAGCACCGACATGAGCTGGTCGGAGGCGATGGCGATCTTCACGCAGGGCAAGGCCGCCTTCTACACGGAGGCCAACTCGCTCTACAAGAACGCCACCGACCCGACCAAGTCCAAGGTCGTCGACTCCGTGGGCTTCGCCGCCTTCCCGGCCGGCCCGGCCGGATCGAAGCCGTACAACATCCCGTCCTGGGCGCTCGGCGTGAACGACAGCTCGGAGAACAAGGACAACGCCTGGAAGTTCATCCAGTGGGCCGCCGGCAAGGAGCAGGCGCTGGCGCAGCAGACGGCCGGCGTACCCGGTGCCCGCGCCTCGGTCTGGGCGAACCCGGCGGGTACCGCCTCCTACCCGAAGGACCTTGCCGAGGCCAACACGGTCAGCACCGCCAACGGCGTCGGGCACGACCGTCCGCTGGTGGTCAAGGTGGCCCAGGCGCGGGAGATCGTCGGCCAGCCGATCGTCGACGCGATCACCGGCAAGGACGCCGCCAGCTCGGCGGACACGGCGAACGCGGCGTTCCAGAAGTTCCTCGACGACGAGGCGAAGTAACCCACGCGCTGGGCGGCGGCGCCGACGGGTGCCGCCGCCTCGCCGGGACCTGGCC belongs to Micromonospora ureilytica and includes:
- a CDS encoding ABC transporter substrate-binding protein, with translation MRRRSIIGTSLAVVTAMSLAACGGGDGGGEDSKTVRVTLVNHVWTENIRKALPEFEKQSGLTVDVTQLGEDQLSDQYNVKLNAGSDDLDVMMYRPLQEGKLFAKNKYLADLSERVKSDSAFEIGDFQAGPMQATTYEDNIVGLPIITEQEVLYYRKDLLTKSGFTAPPKTLDELKAQAAKIEADNPGVAGFVARTGKAAAVTQFSSFLFSFGGDFVDSSGKATVNTEQAKQAYAYYGGLLRDHGPENISTDMSWSEAMAIFTQGKAAFYTEANSLYKNATDPTKSKVVDSVGFAAFPAGPAGSKPYNIPSWALGVNDSSENKDNAWKFIQWAAGKEQALAQQTAGVPGARASVWANPAGTASYPKDLAEANTVSTANGVGHDRPLVVKVAQAREIVGQPIVDAITGKDAASSADTANAAFQKFLDDEAK